A window of the Thermotoga sp. SG1 genome harbors these coding sequences:
- a CDS encoding metallophosphoesterase produces MRLAFFGDVHGNLEALNAVLEDIQRRGVDEIFCLGDLVGYGPDPEAVVQLVKERNIKTIMGNYDDAVGYSKESCGCSYAPGRETEVGDISLNWSIENTSKETKEFLKSLPKRMSFEVEGVRFLLVHGSPFNELLEYVKPNTPSERLKEIASKVEENVIVNGHTHLPMVRWVSGKLILNPGSVGRPKDGDPRASYMIVDVKSGVISFETIRVAYDVKTTVEKIVKKGLPIELATVLALGQTFDMGPGKVTFTLR; encoded by the coding sequence ATGAGGTTAGCCTTTTTCGGTGATGTGCATGGTAACCTTGAAGCTCTAAACGCTGTTCTGGAAGATATACAGAGAAGAGGTGTGGACGAGATCTTCTGTTTGGGAGATCTTGTGGGATACGGTCCAGACCCTGAGGCGGTCGTTCAACTGGTGAAGGAAAGAAACATCAAAACGATCATGGGAAATTACGACGATGCGGTGGGTTATTCGAAAGAAAGCTGTGGATGTTCTTACGCACCAGGCAGAGAAACGGAAGTGGGTGACATCTCACTCAATTGGTCCATTGAAAACACCTCCAAAGAGACAAAAGAATTCCTGAAATCCCTCCCAAAAAGAATGAGTTTCGAAGTGGAGGGAGTCAGGTTTCTCCTTGTTCATGGGAGTCCCTTCAACGAACTTTTGGAGTACGTAAAACCAAACACTCCTTCTGAAAGGTTGAAAGAGATAGCCAGTAAAGTCGAAGAAAATGTAATCGTGAACGGGCATACGCATCTTCCTATGGTGAGATGGGTTTCGGGCAAACTCATTCTGAACCCGGGAAGTGTTGGAAGACCAAAAGACGGCGACCCGAGGGCCTCTTACATGATTGTAGATGTCAAAAGTGGTGTGATCTCTTTTGAGACGATAAGGGTGGCCTATGACGTGAAGACCACAGTAGAAAAGATCGTAAAGAAAGGTCTTCCGATCGAACTTGCAACGGTTCTGGCTCTCGGGCAAACGTTCGATATGGGACCGGGAAAAGTCACATTCACTCTGAGATAG
- a CDS encoding type III PLP-dependent enzyme, translating to MEYWVRRALEVAKTPFLLFDLSVVEKKFFEMKAALKGADIYYAVKANSHPRILSLLAKLGCNFDVASKGEIEKLLALGISGKRMSFGNTIKKEEDIAFAYKNGIRLFAVDSEMEIEKVAISAPGSKIFVRIATDGSDADWPLSRKFGTDPDHALDLLFYAAKMKLIPSGVSFHVGSQNLNPESWRKAISVAGKIFKKAMRSGLNLFLLNVGGGFPVQHRKPIPAMEEIGRVIEETIDENLWFVHGLKLIAEPGRYMVGEAGWLVTKVLLKSERNGEKWVYLDAGAFHGLAETMQNFEYEVRVLGKENDELEEYHLAGPTCDSVDVIYDKILLPRTITLNDLVCFVNAGAYTVEYNTYFNGIEPPKMVFVEELTEISLEEKMKANLL from the coding sequence ATGGAATACTGGGTGCGAAGAGCTCTTGAAGTAGCAAAAACACCGTTTCTTCTTTTTGATCTTTCCGTTGTGGAGAAGAAATTCTTCGAGATGAAAGCAGCGCTGAAGGGTGCCGATATTTACTACGCCGTGAAAGCAAACTCCCATCCCCGTATTCTCTCACTTTTGGCAAAACTGGGATGCAATTTTGATGTGGCATCGAAAGGGGAGATAGAAAAACTCCTTGCCCTCGGAATTTCGGGCAAGCGAATGAGTTTTGGTAACACCATAAAGAAAGAAGAAGACATAGCGTTTGCATACAAAAACGGGATCAGACTTTTCGCTGTTGATAGTGAAATGGAGATAGAAAAAGTAGCGATCAGTGCACCGGGCAGCAAGATCTTTGTGAGAATAGCAACGGATGGATCCGATGCGGACTGGCCCCTTTCCAGAAAATTCGGTACCGACCCGGATCACGCTCTGGATCTCCTTTTCTATGCAGCAAAAATGAAACTGATTCCCTCTGGAGTGAGTTTCCACGTGGGGTCTCAGAATCTGAACCCTGAAAGCTGGAGGAAAGCAATCTCTGTTGCTGGAAAGATCTTCAAAAAAGCCATGAGGTCCGGTTTGAATCTCTTTCTGTTGAACGTCGGAGGAGGTTTTCCGGTTCAACACAGAAAGCCCATCCCAGCGATGGAAGAAATAGGAAGAGTCATCGAAGAAACCATCGATGAGAACCTCTGGTTTGTTCACGGATTGAAACTCATAGCAGAACCTGGAAGATACATGGTGGGAGAAGCAGGTTGGCTGGTCACAAAAGTGCTTTTGAAAAGCGAACGGAATGGAGAAAAGTGGGTCTATCTGGACGCCGGTGCGTTCCATGGCCTTGCCGAAACCATGCAAAACTTCGAGTACGAAGTGAGGGTGCTGGGAAAAGAAAACGACGAACTGGAAGAGTATCATCTTGCAGGACCAACTTGCGACAGTGTTGACGTTATATACGATAAGATCCTTCTTCCAAGGACCATCACTTTGAACGATCTTGTCTGCTTTGTCAATGCAGGAGCGTACACAGTGGAGTACAACACGTATTTCAACGGAATAGAACCACCGAAAATGGTGTTTGTGGAGGAACTCACTGAGATTTCTCTGGAAGAGAAGATGAAGGCAAATCTTCTCTGA
- a CDS encoding cold shock domain-containing protein, with protein sequence MRGTVKWFDSKKGYGFITMENGEDIFVHWSAIQMDGFKTLRENEPVEFDVQQGTKGPQAVNVRPVR encoded by the coding sequence ATGAGAGGTACGGTTAAGTGGTTTGACTCTAAGAAAGGCTACGGTTTCATCACTATGGAGAACGGAGAGGACATCTTCGTTCACTGGTCGGCGATCCAGATGGATGGTTTCAAGACCCTCAGGGAAAACGAACCAGTTGAGTTCGATGTCCAACAGGGAACCAAGGGCCCTCAGGCTGTCAATGTGAGACCTGTTAGATAA
- the gltX gene encoding glutamate--tRNA ligase, with protein MVRVRFAPSPTGHLHVGGARTALFNWMFARKEGGKFILRIEDTDLERSSMEFERQILDSLRWCGLDWDEGPDVGGDYGPYRQSERLDIYREHARKLVEEKRAYYVVYDKEDPTREMFSTFDYPEEYARKGHPVTVKFKVLPGKTTFEDLLKGQMVFDNSTIEDFIIMKSNGFPTYNFAVVVDDHLMEISHVFRGEDHLSNTPKQIMIYEAFGWKTPVFMHIPLILGPDRTPLSKRHGATSVEHFRKEGILSRALMNYLALLGWKVEGDEIFTIEERLQSFDPRDISNKGVIFDYQKLEWVNGKHMRRIELDDLKKEFVEWAEYVGKRIPDVDDDYFLNSLRICREKVNTLSQLYDIMYPFLSEEYEYEKNYIEKFLKKGESERILKEVREELEKLDNWNMEQIERVLREVAGRGIASKKVVFQLVRGAVTGKLVTPGLFETIEVLGKERTLRRLERTLRFLKDL; from the coding sequence TTGGTCAGAGTTAGATTTGCACCTAGCCCAACGGGACACCTTCACGTTGGAGGAGCAAGGACTGCCCTTTTCAACTGGATGTTCGCAAGAAAAGAGGGTGGAAAATTCATTCTGAGGATAGAAGACACCGATCTGGAGAGAAGTTCCATGGAATTCGAAAGGCAAATCCTTGACTCTCTGAGATGGTGCGGACTTGACTGGGATGAAGGTCCCGATGTGGGTGGAGATTACGGTCCGTACCGTCAGAGCGAAAGGCTCGATATCTATCGGGAACACGCTAGAAAACTGGTGGAAGAAAAAAGGGCCTATTACGTTGTATACGATAAAGAAGACCCCACCAGAGAGATGTTTTCCACGTTTGACTATCCCGAAGAGTACGCCAGAAAAGGCCATCCTGTCACAGTGAAATTCAAAGTCCTTCCAGGAAAGACCACATTTGAAGATTTGCTGAAAGGACAGATGGTATTCGACAACTCCACCATAGAGGATTTCATCATCATGAAATCGAACGGGTTTCCTACGTACAACTTCGCCGTCGTGGTGGACGATCATTTGATGGAGATTTCCCATGTCTTCAGAGGAGAAGACCACCTTTCCAACACACCAAAGCAGATCATGATTTATGAGGCGTTCGGCTGGAAAACACCTGTTTTCATGCACATTCCTCTCATACTGGGACCGGACAGAACTCCCCTCAGCAAAAGACACGGTGCAACCTCCGTTGAGCATTTCAGAAAAGAGGGAATTTTGAGCAGGGCTTTGATGAACTATCTTGCCCTTCTTGGTTGGAAAGTAGAAGGAGACGAGATATTCACCATAGAAGAGCGGCTCCAGTCCTTCGATCCAAGAGATATTTCCAACAAAGGTGTGATCTTCGACTATCAGAAACTCGAGTGGGTGAACGGAAAACACATGAGAAGAATCGAACTGGACGATCTGAAAAAAGAATTCGTAGAATGGGCAGAGTACGTGGGTAAAAGAATACCCGATGTTGACGACGATTACTTCCTCAACTCTCTTCGTATATGCAGAGAGAAGGTGAACACACTCTCTCAACTGTACGATATCATGTATCCGTTCTTGAGCGAAGAGTACGAGTACGAAAAAAATTACATCGAAAAGTTCTTGAAGAAAGGAGAATCCGAAAGGATCCTGAAAGAAGTGAGGGAAGAACTGGAAAAACTGGACAACTGGAACATGGAACAAATAGAAAGAGTTTTGAGAGAGGTTGCAGGAAGAGGCATTGCCTCGAAAAAGGTGGTTTTTCAGTTGGTGAGGGGAGCTGTGACGGGGAAACTGGTCACACCAGGGCTCTTTGAAACGATAGAGGTGCTTGGAAAGGAAAGGACACTGAGAAGACTCGAAAGAACCTTACGTTTCTTAAAAGATCTGTAA